Proteins encoded in a region of the Fibrobacter sp. UWB15 genome:
- a CDS encoding HigA family addiction module antitoxin gives MQVYRCDELAYVTPPGRTLSEKLEEMGLDANDLAARMGYTPKAVNDILQGNCRITPEVAFSLEVITEIPASFWLRRQIAYDEYLAREYVKASLDNQPLWRKSFPEELDVRGWVRRGKIEGDDKSGLSLLKFFAVASPQAWDGYYKDAKLKVAFRISLADVKDPYATSAWIRRGEILADLDPMEKQEQIPVRKRLKVALPEIIAFAAANKVRPKSKKRITYWTPEAEVVDDCMTGLQEICRKIGIRVLFVQNFKCAPIHGMYRWYKDVPLIQLHDRFEKRATMWFTFFHELAHVLYHGKKGICLQNIEITHNHPEKEDEANCFAQKCMVDAGFKM, from the coding sequence ATGCAGGTATATAGATGTGATGAATTGGCTTATGTGACTCCGCCAGGCAGAACTCTGTCGGAAAAGCTTGAAGAAATGGGCCTTGACGCCAACGATTTGGCTGCGCGTATGGGCTACACCCCCAAGGCAGTGAACGATATTTTGCAGGGCAATTGCCGTATAACGCCGGAAGTGGCGTTTTCGCTTGAGGTAATAACCGAAATTCCTGCGAGCTTCTGGCTGCGCCGTCAAATTGCGTACGATGAGTACCTTGCCCGCGAATATGTCAAAGCCTCCCTTGACAACCAGCCTCTCTGGAGAAAGTCTTTCCCCGAAGAACTAGACGTGCGCGGTTGGGTGCGGCGCGGTAAAATCGAGGGTGACGACAAATCGGGACTTTCGCTCCTCAAGTTTTTCGCGGTGGCGTCTCCGCAGGCGTGGGACGGTTACTATAAGGATGCTAAGCTTAAGGTGGCTTTCCGGATCTCGCTGGCCGATGTCAAGGACCCGTATGCGACTTCGGCGTGGATTCGTCGTGGCGAAATTCTTGCGGACCTGGACCCGATGGAAAAGCAGGAACAGATTCCTGTGCGCAAGCGCCTAAAAGTTGCTCTCCCCGAAATCATCGCTTTTGCGGCGGCCAACAAGGTCCGCCCCAAAAGCAAAAAACGCATTACCTACTGGACGCCGGAAGCCGAGGTGGTGGATGATTGCATGACGGGTTTACAGGAAATCTGCCGCAAAATCGGAATTCGCGTACTGTTCGTGCAGAACTTCAAGTGCGCGCCGATTCACGGCATGTACCGCTGGTACAAGGATGTGCCGCTGATTCAGCTGCACGACCGCTTCGAGAAGCGTGCGACGATGTGGTTCACGTTCTTCCATGAGCTTGCGCATGTGCTTTATCATGGCAAGAAGGGAATTTGCCTGCAGAACATCGAAATCACGCACAATCACCCCGAAAAAGAGGATGAGGCGAACTGCTTCGCCCAAAAGTGCATGGTGGATGCTGGTTTTAAAATGTAG
- a CDS encoding glycoside hydrolase family 3 N-terminal domain-containing protein, with amino-acid sequence MNFSKIALFAVAAYGFSQAAITGNVVDESGSPVKNAAVTVRTLPNLLANARTLTNDKGAFKLGNARKDQSIIVRKAGFLPETLSVVAGQKKYDNITLKRDPIENKIDEIMAGMTIDDMIAQMTQAKVPKLNCGEGVCGSALEGGGAYTADFYKSAWSQKIPATYGKDNVHGVADVKGATIFPHNIGLGATRDSALVRKIGQAVAEEMWAAHIDLNFAPAITVPQDERWGRVYEGFGEDPELAVSLGAAFVRGQQGNHNDAEWRVITTIKHFIGDGATKKGYDRGNAIISKKDLYKKYLPPYEAAIEQGALSVMASFNQVNGVHQHIDSTLLTGVLKTELAFDGYVIADWEGIEHSTTPGAAGNYFAGEVTDMSSKDAIRASINAGLDMAMVPQSVHNFVKTMKVLLAEGNISEDRIKDACRRILRAKIRAGRIDNPNGPAAYVGVTKNIGSNEHRQIAREAVQKSLVILKNNKVLPLDTNGKVFVTGSHANNTGLQCGAWTLGWQGTLDEVPGATSIQAGFDEVAKGTRVETAEEASTIVYVVGEVPYAEWFGDYRGDDFNNKIIFKEDRTDMSFNSTDEYIAQIKAWQKAGHKVAVVLITGRPLPITSFIKAADAFVVAWLPGSEGTGVADVLYGKVKPTGKLPHTWPKDAKQIPINVGDGKKGLYPYGYGLTY; translated from the coding sequence AAAATCGCTCTTTTCGCCGTTGCCGCCTACGGTTTCTCGCAGGCAGCCATTACGGGCAATGTCGTCGATGAATCGGGGTCACCCGTCAAGAACGCCGCCGTTACCGTCAGGACTCTCCCGAACTTGCTCGCAAACGCCCGAACGCTCACGAACGACAAGGGAGCCTTCAAGCTTGGCAACGCCAGGAAAGACCAAAGCATTATCGTGCGCAAGGCAGGGTTCCTCCCCGAAACGCTCAGCGTAGTCGCAGGCCAAAAGAAATACGATAACATCACCTTAAAGCGCGACCCCATCGAAAATAAAATCGACGAAATCATGGCGGGCATGACCATTGACGACATGATTGCCCAGATGACGCAAGCGAAAGTTCCCAAGCTCAACTGTGGCGAAGGCGTTTGCGGTTCCGCCCTCGAAGGCGGCGGTGCCTACACCGCCGATTTCTACAAGAGCGCCTGGAGTCAAAAAATCCCTGCCACCTACGGCAAAGACAACGTGCATGGCGTCGCCGACGTAAAAGGGGCAACCATATTCCCGCACAACATTGGCCTCGGCGCCACCCGCGACTCTGCGCTTGTACGCAAAATCGGGCAAGCCGTCGCCGAAGAAATGTGGGCCGCCCACATCGACTTGAATTTCGCGCCCGCCATTACCGTACCGCAAGACGAACGCTGGGGCCGCGTCTACGAAGGCTTTGGCGAAGACCCCGAACTCGCCGTGAGCCTGGGGGCCGCATTCGTGCGCGGGCAACAAGGCAACCATAACGACGCCGAATGGCGCGTGATTACCACCATCAAGCACTTTATCGGCGATGGTGCCACCAAAAAAGGATACGACCGCGGCAACGCCATTATCTCTAAAAAGGATCTCTACAAAAAATACCTGCCACCCTACGAAGCCGCCATCGAGCAAGGCGCTTTGAGCGTCATGGCAAGCTTTAACCAAGTGAACGGCGTTCATCAGCATATCGATTCTACCCTGCTCACAGGCGTTCTCAAGACGGAGCTTGCCTTTGACGGCTACGTGATTGCTGACTGGGAAGGCATCGAACATTCCACGACGCCAGGCGCTGCAGGCAACTATTTTGCCGGCGAAGTCACCGACATGTCTTCGAAAGACGCCATCCGCGCATCCATTAACGCAGGCCTCGACATGGCCATGGTCCCGCAATCGGTACATAACTTTGTCAAAACCATGAAGGTACTGCTTGCCGAAGGGAACATTAGCGAAGACCGCATCAAGGACGCCTGCCGCAGAATATTGCGCGCCAAAATCCGCGCCGGCCGAATCGACAACCCCAACGGTCCCGCCGCCTATGTAGGCGTCACCAAGAACATCGGCAGCAACGAACACCGGCAAATCGCCCGCGAAGCCGTTCAGAAAAGCCTCGTCATCCTCAAGAACAACAAGGTCCTTCCGCTTGACACCAACGGCAAAGTCTTCGTGACCGGCAGCCACGCCAACAATACCGGCCTGCAATGCGGCGCATGGACTCTAGGCTGGCAAGGCACCCTCGACGAAGTCCCCGGAGCCACCTCGATTCAAGCCGGATTCGACGAAGTCGCAAAAGGCACACGCGTCGAAACCGCCGAAGAAGCAAGCACCATCGTGTACGTTGTCGGCGAAGTCCCCTACGCCGAATGGTTCGGCGACTACCGCGGCGATGACTTCAACAACAAAATCATCTTCAAAGAAGACCGCACCGACATGTCTTTCAACAGCACCGACGAATACATCGCGCAAATCAAGGCCTGGCAAAAAGCCGGCCACAAAGTCGCCGTCGTGCTCATCACCGGCCGCCCGCTCCCCATCACCTCGTTCATCAAGGCTGCCGATGCATTTGTCGTGGCATGGCTCCCCGGCAGCGAAGGCACAGGTGTCGCAGACGTTCTCTACGGCAAGGTAAAGCCCACCGGCAAACTCCCCCACACCTGGCCCAAAGACGCCAAGCAAATCCCGATTAACGTCGGTGACGGCAAAAAAGGATTATACCCGTACGGCTACGGGCTGACGTACTAA